A portion of the Natronococcus sp. AD-5 genome contains these proteins:
- a CDS encoding helix-turn-helix domain-containing protein, which translates to MADRLVSLDLSADVDRDVDGAGVRSQAEGGIVAQLRLRHPDLVLRPSLRRAPEITVEPDYWTGGDSGRTFLFFTAYGAEFDGFERALEIDPTVADPVLTDRYPDRRVYRVALTDRAITLVEATAAVGGRLRTCSSSREGWQFQLRFPSRDALVAFNARCRELDVSVTVEHLRLADGEREGVVSLTEKQQELLAVAYEEGYFDVPRRISQDELADRLDVSKSAVSQRLRRAIAELCASSFS; encoded by the coding sequence ATGGCGGATCGGCTCGTGAGTCTCGACCTGTCCGCCGACGTCGATCGCGACGTCGACGGCGCCGGCGTCCGATCGCAGGCGGAGGGTGGCATCGTCGCACAGCTCCGTCTCCGACACCCGGATCTCGTCCTCCGCCCGTCGCTCCGGCGCGCACCCGAGATCACCGTCGAACCCGACTACTGGACCGGCGGCGACTCCGGACGGACGTTCCTGTTTTTCACCGCCTACGGCGCCGAGTTCGACGGGTTCGAGCGAGCCCTCGAGATCGATCCGACCGTCGCCGATCCCGTTCTCACGGACCGCTACCCCGACCGGCGGGTCTACCGCGTCGCGCTCACCGACCGGGCGATCACGCTCGTCGAGGCGACCGCCGCCGTCGGCGGCCGGTTGCGAACGTGCTCGAGTTCTCGAGAGGGCTGGCAGTTCCAGCTTCGGTTTCCCAGTCGGGACGCGCTCGTCGCGTTCAACGCGCGCTGTCGCGAACTCGACGTTTCGGTGACCGTCGAACACCTCCGGCTCGCGGACGGGGAGCGCGAGGGCGTCGTCTCGCTGACCGAGAAACAACAGGAGCTGCTGGCCGTCGCCTACGAGGAGGGCTACTTCGACGTGCCGCGGCGGATCTCCCAGGACGAACTCGCCGACCGGCTCGACGTCTCGAAGTCGGCCGTCTCCCAGCGGTTGCGCCGCGCGATCGCCGAACTCTGCGCCTCGTCGTTCTCCTGA
- a CDS encoding nuclear transport factor 2 family protein translates to MASATQTNIETVQRVYDEFNEGNIDSVLATMADDIEWSEPEGFVFGGTYRSPAAVLENVFEPARGEFKAFKVEPDRFVDGGDTVVALGTFRATTEAGEQIESPFAHVFDLSDGRIARFANHTDTALWR, encoded by the coding sequence ATGGCATCAGCGACGCAGACTAACATCGAGACGGTGCAGCGGGTGTACGACGAGTTCAACGAGGGTAACATCGACTCCGTCTTGGCGACGATGGCTGACGACATCGAGTGGTCCGAACCGGAGGGATTCGTGTTCGGCGGGACCTACCGAAGCCCCGCTGCTGTGCTAGAAAACGTCTTCGAGCCGGCCAGGGGTGAATTCAAGGCGTTCAAAGTCGAACCCGACCGGTTCGTCGACGGCGGTGATACGGTCGTCGCCCTCGGCACGTTCCGCGCCACGACCGAGGCGGGCGAACAGATCGAGAGCCCGTTCGCGCACGTCTTCGACCTCTCCGACGGTCGAATCGCTCGGTTTGCGAACCACACGGATACCGCGCTGTGGCGGTAA
- a CDS encoding bacterio-opsin activator domain-containing protein, with protein MAGEATAVVDPVLRVLVVGDSRRIDAVMDALSAQFDSVSLFRERTPSNAIARLETIDVHCAVCAFDETDERSTVDRLRERAESLPIVAVVDERTTERALESGATDVVTPDDPDALVAARVRTAAERERYRFAADESASRYRSILEGSNAFVWVLDAGGEIAYASPAVESELGATPDELERRQPMRFVHPDDRDDARDALDAVSSGPVGASERVTVRLRRADGTRRAADLHAVNRLEDPLVEGVVVTIASSVPDEPPADDVRESLDRFDEPLFALGPRWELRYSNDAATALFEGEPRPGTVVWDVLPESVRGTFAERLREARATDAPVTFETAHPGLEAPLRVRAVPSETGVTVHARDSAASTAATDRDRLALLESVVDALEDGIAVLEGSTVAMANATLFELTGADALVGRGLEEVFDDELAAAIRERARSSIVRWMDPIAGDLALAERRPVDVFVAPIPGDERALCIVRDRRRSPAGALSTIEAAVAAIGDADSRSGVRRAVVDAALEFTGADLVGFYLVDEGSLRPAAVATREPPSPPDLPSVDRSTVPVDRIREEDGASIHDRRPFESFLSRSGIDAERVAAVPVGSGVLVATSAEPLAFDAVDLAPLETLAGIAAVALAEREHASRAREWRRERDEFEAALERFRRLRSIERELLRANTREAVDRRLCEGLASLDLDGGSIGLAWVGDVASGGETIRPRERAGRGEAYPESVSVPRDPSAGEPAGRTAATLSPTIVGELDDADEPWRERALERGFRSALSVPLVLDGFLYGTLTVYADEPNAFDERTRSAIEHLAAVGASVIGAIETRRALLSDDVTELELVIRDETEPLSSIATRLDRPLEVRSVVPRSAGGSVVFATVAADDSEPIADALAGLEVVESVRPVGERGGDALVEVVLAESSIAAVVADHGGVARSATPTDDRVRLVVELSNTVDVRSFVRMLERRHPGTELVARRERERSLETGHTFDAVLRERLSERQYRTLEAAYYGGFFEWPRESTGEEIADSLDVSQPTFSRHVRIAQGKLFSLLFEELDEFE; from the coding sequence GTGGCGGGTGAGGCGACCGCCGTCGTCGATCCGGTCCTCCGGGTGCTGGTCGTCGGCGATTCGCGACGGATCGACGCTGTGATGGACGCGCTGTCCGCGCAGTTCGACTCGGTTTCGCTGTTCCGGGAACGAACGCCCTCGAACGCGATCGCCCGCCTCGAGACGATCGACGTCCACTGCGCCGTCTGTGCGTTCGACGAAACCGACGAGCGCTCGACCGTCGATCGCCTCCGCGAGCGGGCCGAGTCGCTGCCGATCGTCGCCGTCGTTGACGAACGCACGACGGAGCGCGCGCTCGAGTCGGGTGCGACCGACGTCGTCACTCCCGACGACCCGGACGCGCTCGTCGCCGCTCGCGTCAGGACCGCCGCCGAACGGGAACGCTACCGATTCGCCGCGGACGAGTCGGCCTCGAGATACCGGTCGATACTCGAGGGATCGAACGCGTTCGTCTGGGTGCTCGACGCCGGCGGGGAGATCGCGTACGCGAGCCCGGCGGTCGAATCCGAACTGGGCGCGACGCCCGACGAACTCGAGCGCCGGCAGCCGATGCGGTTCGTCCACCCCGACGACCGCGACGACGCGCGCGACGCGCTCGACGCCGTCTCGAGCGGGCCCGTCGGCGCGTCGGAACGCGTCACGGTCCGGCTGCGCCGCGCCGACGGAACCCGGCGCGCGGCCGACCTGCACGCGGTCAACCGGCTCGAGGATCCGCTCGTCGAGGGCGTCGTCGTGACGATCGCGTCGAGCGTCCCCGACGAGCCGCCCGCCGACGACGTCCGCGAGTCGCTCGATCGCTTCGACGAGCCGCTGTTCGCGCTGGGGCCGCGGTGGGAGCTCCGCTATTCTAACGACGCGGCGACCGCGCTGTTCGAGGGCGAGCCGCGACCGGGGACCGTCGTCTGGGACGTCCTGCCCGAATCGGTTCGGGGCACGTTCGCCGAGCGGCTCCGAGAGGCGCGGGCGACCGACGCTCCCGTCACCTTCGAGACGGCACACCCGGGACTGGAAGCGCCGCTCCGGGTTCGCGCCGTCCCGTCGGAGACCGGCGTTACCGTTCACGCGCGCGACTCGGCGGCGTCGACCGCGGCGACCGACCGCGACCGGCTCGCGCTCCTCGAGTCGGTCGTCGACGCGCTCGAGGACGGAATCGCCGTGCTCGAGGGATCGACCGTCGCGATGGCGAACGCGACGCTGTTCGAACTGACCGGGGCCGACGCGCTCGTCGGACGAGGGCTCGAGGAGGTGTTCGACGACGAACTGGCGGCGGCGATCCGCGAACGCGCCCGGTCGTCGATCGTCAGGTGGATGGATCCGATCGCGGGCGACCTCGCGCTCGCGGAGCGACGGCCGGTCGACGTGTTCGTCGCCCCGATCCCGGGAGACGAACGCGCGCTCTGTATCGTTCGCGATAGACGACGCTCGCCCGCCGGTGCGCTGTCGACGATCGAAGCGGCGGTTGCGGCGATCGGCGACGCCGACTCGCGATCGGGCGTGCGGCGGGCCGTCGTCGACGCGGCGCTCGAGTTCACCGGCGCCGACCTCGTCGGATTCTACCTCGTCGACGAGGGGTCGCTCAGACCGGCGGCGGTCGCGACGCGGGAGCCGCCGTCGCCGCCCGATCTTCCGTCCGTCGATCGCTCGACCGTCCCCGTCGACCGCATCCGCGAGGAGGACGGCGCGTCGATCCACGATCGGCGGCCGTTCGAGTCGTTCCTGTCCCGATCCGGCATCGACGCCGAACGGGTCGCGGCCGTCCCCGTCGGGAGCGGCGTGCTGGTGGCGACCAGCGCGGAACCGCTGGCGTTCGACGCGGTCGATCTCGCGCCGCTCGAGACGCTCGCTGGGATCGCCGCCGTCGCGCTCGCCGAACGCGAGCACGCCTCGCGCGCGAGGGAGTGGCGACGGGAGAGAGACGAGTTCGAGGCGGCCCTGGAGCGGTTCCGACGGCTCCGGTCGATCGAACGCGAACTGCTCCGGGCGAACACCCGGGAGGCCGTCGACCGCCGGCTCTGCGAGGGGCTCGCGTCGCTCGACCTCGACGGCGGCTCGATCGGGCTGGCCTGGGTGGGCGACGTCGCGAGCGGCGGCGAGACGATCCGTCCTCGAGAGCGGGCCGGACGCGGTGAAGCGTACCCGGAATCGGTCTCGGTTCCGCGGGATCCGTCGGCCGGAGAGCCGGCGGGGCGAACGGCGGCGACGCTTTCGCCGACGATCGTCGGAGAGCTGGACGACGCGGACGAGCCGTGGCGCGAACGCGCGCTCGAGCGGGGGTTTCGATCGGCGCTGAGCGTTCCGCTCGTCCTCGACGGGTTTCTCTACGGAACCCTCACGGTCTACGCGGACGAACCGAACGCGTTCGACGAGCGCACCCGGAGTGCGATCGAACACCTCGCGGCGGTCGGGGCGTCCGTCATCGGCGCGATCGAGACCAGGCGCGCGCTGCTCTCCGACGACGTCACCGAACTCGAACTCGTGATCCGAGACGAGACCGAGCCGCTGTCGTCGATCGCGACTCGACTGGATCGCCCCCTCGAGGTTCGATCCGTCGTTCCGCGATCGGCGGGCGGATCGGTCGTCTTCGCGACCGTCGCGGCGGACGATTCGGAGCCGATCGCCGACGCGCTCGCCGGCCTCGAGGTCGTCGAGTCGGTTCGACCGGTCGGGGAACGAGGGGGCGACGCGCTCGTCGAGGTCGTCCTCGCCGAGTCGTCGATCGCAGCGGTCGTCGCCGACCACGGCGGCGTCGCTCGATCCGCGACGCCGACCGACGATCGCGTCCGCCTCGTCGTGGAGCTCTCGAACACGGTCGACGTCCGCTCGTTCGTCCGGATGCTCGAGCGGCGGCACCCGGGCACCGAACTCGTCGCCCGCCGCGAGCGCGAGCGGTCGCTCGAGACCGGCCACACGTTCGACGCGGTGCTCCGGGAGCGACTCTCCGAGCGGCAGTATCGGACGCTCGAGGCCGCCTACTACGGCGGGTTCTTCGAGTGGCCCCGGGAGAGCACCGGCGAGGAGATCGCCGACTCGCTCGACGTCTCGCAGCCGACCTTCAGCCGCCACGTCCGGATCGCCCAGGGGAAGCTCTTCTCGCTGCTGTTCGAGGAACTCGACGAGTTCGAGTGA
- a CDS encoding DUF5786 family protein produces the protein MGFGSYDESEQQQQQSNDEDVDAVNVHENDHDGKLSFESDVSTDQLVSQLGAMKDEESEE, from the coding sequence ATGGGTTTTGGTAGCTACGACGAGTCCGAGCAGCAACAACAGCAGTCGAACGACGAGGACGTCGACGCCGTCAACGTTCACGAGAACGACCACGACGGGAAGCTCTCCTTCGAGTCCGACGTCTCGACCGACCAGCTGGTCTCGCAGCTGGGCGCGATGAAAGACGAGGAGTCCGAGGAGTAA